In the genome of Xenopus laevis strain J_2021 chromosome 1S, Xenopus_laevis_v10.1, whole genome shotgun sequence, one region contains:
- the LOC108705080 gene encoding TATA box-binding protein-associated factor, RNA polymerase I, subunit C, which produces MEFPGSLFPSFYSEGPCAREAPSDLSVFGFGGHGTVEPSNSRQDGYKFIPLYTRTAERWKATGPAPIPLLPPNHGREIPPVFVSDIVQETSKRVTMRNTLVRKSKVQLDFTKQLGNFSLDHSDTAFQCMGQLLEPHCYLGDKDVYRQVRLNTKKMTGMLQSLRHAVHRDCPFSYSDSQLRCLSFLACDWLQDIPPAMLAQRVHQGLADEWRQLQYNTQNTGGALSYAAYPQGHYGCLIFPQGEAMNELHFQQVKVNVESGGHTVKILEDPAVFELNGRIQQVSSDKSGSSEEVLVGVRSNYHLASWKFSSQDPPRSLQVINTQSPSTCINVSPYLPGELCVCTEHGGLYLWNVETGLNLLRNDSDTLFFRDDLDWRWGDYTSHPRVLTYADRTGVQSVDIRVPDAQGLDIFRIGQEASCQRGERVILPRCLREENPAHCLITTQFSVYIMDERFPLVPLLKWDHMFQSPPSFAQIIPCRQSSRSNKVVLGSQRGETLMLQYTGGTLSPLQMLFPTLSVPQPSQCLAHLPPLQPLHHDYVAQRLASPGAGLAAAHMTSDQDSIMVFSLTDPGDLFYQTLVHQPPDSPEDSDQGEGQRHPTHQHTSAHPLSNHNAESISTHEEGQTVPGDGSTESLPVQDRTICSLSSQSDPNSQNGSAHEANGAAQSTNLQTENRTGISHLSSKSLRCLQRWLRALNQELKPKGPSRPKFGIKKFLKSLEVSESDSGKSVSASDELRRTLLESMRHGNLVQLNTPLVSGALEPVCPQTWKDPLSQRLTAAWNGQLGFWWEDYLGLNRQSKVQSLRERRRRQKLQRARSCSRLSGSFTSSLSLDSSTYDQSSAWSVYSEPLSEPEPIPTGSKRMRSPPPDHQSSWTDTQESMDATETQHRELGHKSWPEDGNSQTPNDSSSLLSSQSLNFRGIPRERRKTVRDFISLLGNPSEPQTHARNAPASSFPSQTISLSQQSQSLSQRSQSRSQQSKKRPRMGF; this is translated from the exons ATGGAGTTTCCCGGCTCCCTGTTCCCCTCGTTCTACAGTGAGGGGCCCTGTGCTAGGGAGGCTCCCAGTGACCTCTCTGTGTTTGGATTCGGGGGACACGGCACAGTTGAACCCAGTAACAGCAGACAG GATGGTTACAAGTTCATTCCCCTGTACACGAGAACTGCAGAGAGATGGAAAGCAACCGGCCCTGCACCAATCCCACTGCTGCCTCCCAACCATG GTCGTGAGATTCCTCCGGTGTTTGTATCTGACATTGTACAAGAAACAAGTAAAAGGGTCACTATGAGAAATACTCTTGTGAGGAAAAGCAAAGTACAACTGGATTTCACTAAGCAG CTGGGCAATTTCTCATTGGATCACAGTGACACAGCCTTCCAGTGTATGGGGCAACTGCTGGAACCTCACTGCTACCTGGGGGATAAAGATGTTTAT AGGCAGGTGAGACTCAATACAAAGAAAATGACGGGGATGCTGCAGTCCCTGCGCCATGCTGTACACAGAGA TTGCCCCTTTTCTTACTCTGACTCCCAGCTGCGATGCCTCTCATTCCTGGCATGTGATTGGCTCCAGGACATACCCCCAGCGATGCTGGCTCAGCGTGTCCATCAGGGATTGGCAGATGAGTGGAGACAACTGCAGTACAACACTCAGAACACTGGGGGAGCTCTGTCTTACGCTGCATATCCTCAGGGGCACTACGGATGTTTAATCTTCCCACAAGGAGAAGCAATGAATGAGTTAC ATTTCCAGCAGGTTAAAGTAAATGTGGAAAGTGGGGGTCACACGGTGAAAATACTAGAAGATCCGGCCGTGTTTGAACTTAATGGAAGAATCCAACAAGTGTCCTCAGACAAATCGGGTTCATCAGAAGAAG TTCTGGTAGGAGTTCGCTCCAACTACCACTTGGCCTCCTGGAAATTCTCCTCCCAAGATCCCCCGAGATCCCTTCAGGTGATTAATACTCAGAGCCCCAGTACCTGTATCAATGTCAG CCCTTACCTGCCCGGGGAGCTGTGTGTGTGCACTGAACATGGGGGTCTCTATCTGTGGAATGTGGAGACCGG GCTGAACCTGCTTCGTAATGATTCTGACACCCTGTTTTTCCGTGATGATCTTGACTGGAGGTGGGGTGATTACACTTCCCACCCACGGGTGCTGACGTATGCAGACAGGACTGGAGTTCAGTCTGTGGACATAAGG GTACCTGATGCTCAGGGGTTGGACATTTTCCGTATTGGACAAGAAGCTTCATGTCAGAGGGGGGAGAGAGTCATCTTACCCCGCTGCCTGAGAGAGGAGAACCCAGCGCACTGCCTCATTACTACCCAG TTCTCAGTGTACATCATGGATGAGCGATTTCCATTGGTTCCTCTCCTGAAATGGGATCACATGTTCCAATCTCCACCATCCTTTGCCCAGATTATCCCTTGTAGACAAAGCAGCCGATCCAACAAGGTTGTACTGGGAAGCCAGCGGGGAGAGACCCTCATGCTGCAGTATACAG GTGGGACCCTGTCTCCATTACAGATGCTCTTCCCCACCCTGAGTGTCCCTCAGCCCTCACAATGCCTGGCCCACCTGCCTCCGTTACAGCCCCTCCATCATGACTATGTGGCACAGAGGCTTGCATCTCCGGGAGCGG GATTGGCTGCAGCCCACATGACATCAGACCAGGATTCTATTATGGTCTTTAGCTTGACAGACCCTGGAGATCTCTTCTATCAGACCCTGGTGCACCAACCCCCTGACAGTCCAGAAGATTCTGACCAAGGGGAGGGTCAAAGGCATCCCACCCATCAGCATACTTCAGCACACCCCCTGTCCAATCACAATGCAGAATCCATTTCTACCCATGAAGAAGGACAGACTGTACCAGGAGATGGCAGCACTGAAAGTCTCCCAGTACAGGACCGTACAATTTGCTCTCTGTCTTCTCAGTCAGACCCCAACTCTCAAAATGGCTCTGCCCATGAAGCTAATGGGGCTGCCCAATCTACAAACCTTCAGACAGAAAACAGGACGGGTATTTCCCATCTCAGTTCCAAGTCTCTGCGCTGCCTACAGCGGTGGCTACGTGCCCTTAACCAGGAACTGAAGCCAAAGGGCCCCAGCCGCCCTAAGTTTGGAATAAAGAAATTCTTGAAGAGTCTGGAAGTGAGCGAATCAGACTCTGGCAAATCTGTTTCGGCCTCAGACGAGCTGCGCAGGACTCTCCTAGAAAGTATGAGGCATGGGAATCTGGTGCAGCTAAATACCCCACTGGTGTCTGGAGCTTTAGAGCCTGTGTGTCCCCAAACCTGGAAGGACCCACTAAGCCAGAGGCTGACAGCTGCATGGAACGGGCAGTTGGGCTTCTGGTGGGAGGACTACCTTGGACTGAACCGACAGAGCAAAGTGCAGTCTCTGAGAGAGCGACGCAGGAGGCAGAAGTTGCAGAGGGCAAGATCTTGCAGCAGGTTGTCTGGGAGCTTCACCTCGTCCCTCAGTCTGGACTCCAGTACCTACGATCAGAGTTCTGCCTGGTCTGTCTATAGTGAACCTCTCTCTGAACCAGAACCCATTCCCACAGGCAGCAAGCGAATGAGGAGCCCTCCCCCAGATCACCAGTCTAGTTGGACTGATACACAGGAATCCATGGATGCTACAGAGACTCAGCATAGAGAATTGGGGCACAAGAGTTGGCCAGAAGATGGCAACTCCCAGACACCCAATGACAGCTCTTCCCTCCTGTCTTCCCAGTCCCTGAATTTTAGGGGAATCCCACGTGAGAGGAGGAAAACCGTCCGAGATTTCATCTCTCTCCTGGGTAACCCCAGTGAACCCCAAACCCACGCTAGGAACGCTCCTGCCTCCTCCTTCCCTTCTCAGACCATTTCCCTCTCGCAGCAGTCTCAGTCGCTCTCCCAGAGGTCTCAATCCCGATCCCAGCAGTCAAAAAAGAGACCCCGAATGGGATTCTGA